TGCGTGCCCTTGCTTTCAGCAAGAGCGGTGCCAACCCGCGACCTGCACGGTCATCAATGAATACAAGGGCTTGCATCCAGCTCCCCCCATGCTTAGGGCTGAAACCCGGAAGTTTTTACGGGGCCGCCGCGAGGTCCGGCACGCGAATTTCAGTGAGCGCGGGACCTACAGGCCCCCGGGTACGGCACCTCCTTCCCGGAGCCGACCCACCATGAGATGGAGGCCCCATGGACATGGAACCAAGGGAGCGGGCGAGCCGGGAAGAGCTGGTGCGCCGGCTCGAGCGGGAGGATGGCTTCGAGAACGAGACGTTCACGGACCTCGAGCTGCAGGGGCTGGAGCTGAACCAGAAGGAGTTCTACCGCTGCACCTTCGAGCGCTCCCAGTTCCAGGAGAGCCAGTGGCGCCAGTGCAAGTTCGAGGACTGCACCTGGAAGGGGTGTGATCTCACCCGGGCGCGGTTTCCGCAGGCGGCGCTGCGGGGGGTGCGCTTCGAGGGCTCGAAGCTGATGGGCATCGACTGGTCGAGCATCTCGGCCAACCCGGAGCTGGCGTTCGAGGGGTGCGTGTTGCGCTACGCCTCGTTCGTGGGGCTGAGCCTGAGGAAGACGGACGTGCTGCGCTGCACCGCGCAGGAGGCCAACTTCTTCGATCTGGACCTCACGGACTCGGACTTCGAGGGGACGGACCTGACGGGCAGCAACTTCCGTGGCTGCATCCTCACCCGGACGGACTTCTCGCTGGCGGTGGGGCTGGTGCTGGATCCCTCGCGCAACCGGCTCAAGGACACGCAGGTGCCCCTGGCCACGGCGGTGAGCCTGGCCGAGTCGATGGGCATGCGCGTGCCGGCGATGGGCGACACGACCGGGGCTCCGGCGTCCCGGGGCCGCAAGAAGAAGCGCTGAGCCTCAGCCGAAGAAGGACGCGCCCTGGCCCGACGCGGGGCCCGCCAGCGGCTTGTAGGGGAAGTAGAGGTTGCGCACGAAGCGGGTGAAGACGTGCTCCTCGTTCCAGCGCTGGCGCGCCATGCCGTACACCCCCGGCGCGCGCAGATCATGCGCGGTGACGGTGGGGATGAACTCGCGCTCGCTGTAGAGCGCGAACACCTCGTCCATGCGGGCGCGGACGCGGTAGGTGCGCCGCAGCGTCCGGTAGATGAGCTCGTTCTCCTCCTG
Above is a window of Cystobacter fuscus DNA encoding:
- a CDS encoding pentapeptide repeat-containing protein, which translates into the protein MDMEPRERASREELVRRLEREDGFENETFTDLELQGLELNQKEFYRCTFERSQFQESQWRQCKFEDCTWKGCDLTRARFPQAALRGVRFEGSKLMGIDWSSISANPELAFEGCVLRYASFVGLSLRKTDVLRCTAQEANFFDLDLTDSDFEGTDLTGSNFRGCILTRTDFSLAVGLVLDPSRNRLKDTQVPLATAVSLAESMGMRVPAMGDTTGAPASRGRKKKR